The Peptococcus niger genomic sequence TGCTTTCTCCAACATTTGATGTAAGTATGGTATATCTCCCCATCAAAAATGCGGGGAGAATTTTTTTAATAACCATCACTATTATCAATAAAATTGCAACCACAGGATTGTAATTAAGCCCTATCAGAAATTTATCAGCAGCATAAACAAACAAAAGAGTAGCCACTCCAATAATAGCTACTCTTATATATTTTGCGTTAATTAAAAGTATTATCGGAATTGTGGATATTAAAATGGCTTGCACGAAATACTTTGTTTGAATATTGCCTAATACCATCACATATGAAAGAACTATCGTCATAAAAAGCTTTGTACGAAAATCAAGTTTGATTATCATCCTAACTCTCCATGAAATCTTATTTTTCCATACCGGTTTTTTTGAAGTGTTTTTTTAGAAATGCCATTCCAATGCTACAACCTATATATGCACCGATAATTCCTACTATTGCCATTACAACAATAATCCAATTTGGCATAACACTAAGCATCTTATCAATGAACTCTTGATCGTATCCTTGTTCTAACATTTGCTTAATATATTCATTTCTTGATATAAAAATTGGGAGCCAATTTCCTAACGTGCAAAGAGGAGCAATTGAAAATGCCAATCTTGCTTTCTTTACATTGGTATATTCTCCTGATTTCAAAATTATTTCAGCAATAATACCAGCGATAACAGCCGTTAATAATGCCCAAGGTCCATGTCCCATAGCAACATATATCAATGCAATCAATAATGATTGAATAAAAATCATTCCTCTTTTTTTAATTTTGGTAGAATATAGCATATTTACAGGTCCTACCAAAACTCCCTGTGCAAATGGGACAACCGGCATTAAAACCGGAATCATTGCTAAAAATGATCCAATCATCATAAATATGAATCCTAATACGGAAAATAATCCTATATTGATTAAATCCTTTACCTCTAATCGTTTGCTCATTTGAAACCTCCTAATTGTTTTAATTTTTCTTTTCTACATCAACAATATAATTTATCATTGTTTCTTTTATATATCGTTTATGCTCGCTATAAGACTTTCTCGCACCTAAAATTTCTGAACTTAATATCAATCCATTGATATAATTCACTAAAAAACCGTCACCAAATATATCTGCTTTAATTCCAAGCTGCTTGGCGATTAAACTTAGTTCATTAGTCGTATTAAGTTTCAATTCTTGATACAACTTTTCCAAATCCTCATTATATTTTTTTGCCTGTAAAAGGAGCGTATATAATCTCATCAAATCTGTATCAGCCAGTGACTTATCAACCAAAATATCACCCATTTGCTGATATTTATCTTTGCCTCGATTATTTTCCAAATACTCATTTATCAAGCTGTTTCTGTAATCATTACCATCAAGCATTAAGTCTTTAAGCATTTCATTTGTACTTGCATAATGATGATAAACACCCCCTCTACTCATACCTATCTCTGTAATGACATCTTCCATCGTTGTGCTTTGAAAGCCTTTTGTTAAAAAACATTTTTTTGCAGCTTCTCTAATTTTCTTTTTTTTGATTTGTCCTACTTTTTGTTTTTCTTCTTTCAAAATGAAGACCTCTTTTCTACTCAACAAACAAAAAACCGACAATGTCGTCGGTTTTTATTATATACTATATGATAGTTAATGTCAACTAACTATTGTATATCATTTTTGTTTTTTAAATATTTTTCTATACTCACTTACCGGTATCCCTGTTCTTTTCAAAACCTTTAGTTTCTCCTGTTTTTTCTCCTCTCTCCTTGCCTTATATCTATCCTCATATTCTTTTTGCTTGCCGTTTGCTTTACGTTTCAAGTAGTTTTGATGAAGCCTGTCTTTTCTTGCCCGTTCTTTTTCTTCCTCCTCCCTTAATTTCTGCATTTCTTCTTCGGATAATTCTTCTTTCGGCGGTTCATAGTTGTCGATAAAGTTGAAGTAGATTTCGACTTTCTGATTGGTGGTTTGACTGCCTTTTCGATCTCGTTCGTGGACTAAGATTTTTTCTACAAACTCGTTAATGATGGTCGGTGTCAGTTCGTCAAAGTTATCATAGCGTTCAATCAACCGGATAAACTTTTTGGCTCTGTCGGTTTCTTTTTCGTATCGCTTGATGGCTTTTTCCAACTCATCGATTTCTTTACTAAGTTCCCTTTGCTCGGTTTCATACTGATTATTTAAGATTTCATATCGGGTATTCGGTATCTTCTCCAGTATCATATCTTCATATATCCAACCCATTAAGCGTTCCAGTTCCTGAAGTCTGTTTTTACTATCTGTGAGCCTTGTCTTTTTCTTTTCCATTTCCATTTTTTCGCTTTCTTCCATTTCGTTTTGAATGGAATGGAGAAAGGCTTCGTTATCTTCATCAAGGCTTTTCTTAATGTCTTGTAGGGTGCTTTGAATGAGCTTTAAGACTACTTCTGCTTTTATCCTGTGAGCGGAGGGACAAAGTGTTCCACAAGGTACTTTTGTGTAGGCACTGCAAGTATAATAGGGGATATTCTTGTAGTTGCTCGTTCTGTGAACATACATTTTACTGCCACAATCGGCACAATACATCAGTCCTGTAAGGGGGTGGTATTCGCCCCAACCGTCAGGATACCGTTTGACATTTCCTCGTATTCTCTGCACATTATCAAAGGTTTCTTGGTCGATAATCGGCTCGTGCGTGTTCTCAAAGATGAGCCAGTTATCTTCAGATACATATTTACTTTTCTTGTCTTTGAAATGCTTCCTTGTTTTGAAGTTGACTGTATGCCCTAAATATTCTTGTTTTTTTAAGATACTTGCAATCGTGGAACTGCACCAACGATACGGATATTCAAACACTTTGCTTTGATGTAGTCCTTATCCCAATTTCTGCTGATGATAGGCGGGTATATCTATCTTGTCGGCTTCCAATATCCTTGCAATGGCATAGGGTCCTTTTCCGTCCATTGTCAGATGAAATATTCTTCGGACAATCTCTGCTGCTTTTTCGTCGATAATCCACTGATTTTTATCGTCCTTGTCTTTGATATAGCCATAGGGTGGACTGCTTCCTGTATGCTTTCCGCTTTCGCCTTTAGCTTTGAATGTGGACTTGATTTTCCTTGATGTATCTCTCGCATACCACTCGTTCATAATGTTTCGAAATGGAGTAAAATCATCGTCTTTGTAAAAGCTGTCCACATTGTCGTTTATGGCAATGAGTCTTACTCCCTTTTGTCTTAATATCTCCATACATTGACCGACTTTGAGATAATCTCTGCCGAGTCTACTCATATCCTTTACGATGATACAACCGATATTTCCAGTATTTACTCCATTCATCATTTCCATAAATCCCGGACGATCGAACTGCGTCCCGCTGATTCCGTCATCGGTAAAATGAACGATGTTCTCCAAATGATTTTTCTTTGCGTATTCTTCCAAGATTTTCTTCTGATTCATGATAGAATTACTCTCACCTTGTAGTTCGTCATCTCGACTTAACCTTTCATACAAGGCGGTTATTTTCTCATAATTTCTCACGATTACCTCCTTTCGCTCAAATTCTTCAATAAAAAAAGAATTAAGCAAAACATTTTTCACTCAAATAGTGATGAAGTGTTCTTCTTAATTCTATAACTCCAGCGTCTGATCTGTGATTTGCCAATTTGGTATTTCTTAGCCAGGATTTTATGACCTGCGTTTCCATTCAAGTATTCCTCAACAATTTTCTTCTTCAATTCATAACTGTATTTTGCCATTAAAAGACCCCCAAAGGTTAGATTTCTTGGTCCAACTTTTGGGGGTCAGTGCAGTTACATCGCTTTTTATCTTGTCCTGCCGAGGCCGGCACTTGTCCGCTGACTAGCGGCTAAAGGAAACCCCCTGGGTGGTGCCATTGCCGCGATAGCGCGGGGTGACCTGGAAGCCTAGGGCTTCTGCCACAAAGCGCACCGGCACCATGGTCCGGCCGGCTTGGTTGACGTAAGGCGCCACGTCCATGTGCTTGTTGGCCCCATTCAACTGGTAGGTCTTTTGATCAAGGGTCATGACAATCTTTTGCTCGCCCAAAGTGGTGGTCACCGTCCGTGCCGCATGGTTGTAAGTCACTTTGGCCCCAAAGGCCTGGGCCACGGCGCGATAGGGGACATAGGTCCGGCTGTTCACCACCACCGGTGCTGAATCCATGGCGACCACCATATCCCCGTCAACGACCAAATTCGTCGAGCCGATGTCCAAGGCTACTGTCCGCTTTTGCACCGGCGGCTGACCGGCGGCAAAGGTATAATCGACCGGTTCAGTGCTTAACCGGTGGCCCTCGTTATCTGATAAAACCAGCCGCCATTGAACAGTGGCGGCGGTCTGAGACTTCAAGACCAGCTTTCCTTCCCCACCGCTGCTAATCTTGTTCAAATCGACCGCATAACCGATGGCCTGAGCACCGTTCAAAAATTCTACCCGGACGACCGTCGGCTTCCATTCTAAGATCACCGGTTGGCCGTCTTTTTGTAAACTAAAGGTCACGTCATTTTCCGCTTCAACGACCCCCTTGCTGGAGGATGTTTTTAAAACGATGCCTTCCGTCTTACTGGCCCGGGTAACGGTAAAGGTTGCCGTCGCTTTTAAACCGTCTGCGGTGGCTGTGACGATAATCGATGAACCGATGGGGGCATTGCCTGCCACCACAAAGCTCCCGTCTTTATTGATGCTTCCATCCACGGTAGCGCCGGTGACGCTGAAGGTCACCGCTTGGGCAGACCGGCGGTTGCCGGCTTGGTCCACCAGGGCCAGAGTCGGCGCCGCAACGGTTTCACCGGGGGCCACCCGCAAATTGGCATAGGTCAGTTCCGGCTTGAGGTCTGCTAAGCCGCCGGTCACCTTAAGGGTACGGCTCAACTTGGCTGTATTCCCGGGGGCCCCCTTATAGGTCACAAGGTACTTGCTCACCTGGGCAGACGGCGTTACCGATACGGCAACTGCGCCGACTGTGGCGGTCTGGTCCAGGGCAATCTCCTGGCTCTCCTTGTCCAGTTTCTTCCCTTGCCCATCCAGAGCGGCCACTTCGAGCCGGTCACCGGCTGCCGGGGAATAGTTCCGGTCAAAGTTAACCTGGATGACCCCGGCTTCACCGGCCTTCAATTGGTCCGGGCTGACCGTCATCTCTTCCGGCGCCCAGGGCCCATAGGCAAAGGACGGGGAAACGGACGAAGGCGCGGCGGCAAGAGGGGCCGTCGTCAGGGGCAGGCTCGTCACCAGCAAACCTGCACACAGCAGGCCGGCGAGCCATTTACGTGATTGGTTGAACATAAGCTCACTCCTTCATAAATTGATTTGCTTGCTCTTCTTACGCAAAAAGTTTGCAGGCAAACAAGGGCCTTATAACCGCCCGGCAATTGCGTCTAAAAAGGCTTCGCTGGACAGTTTTTGCTTCTTGGCCAAGGTGGACAGGAGGACCAGGTCGCCGGTCATTTCACCGGCTTCAATGGTGGACAGGGTGGCCTGCTCCAGTCGGTTGGCAAAGGCCTGCAAGTCTGAATTGCCGTCCAGTTCGCCCCGTTTGCGCAGGGCGCCTGACCAGGCAAAGATGGTGGCCACGCTGTTGGTGGAGGTTTCTTCACCCTGCAAGTGTTTGTAGTAATGGCGCTGGACCGTTCCGTGCGCCGCTTCATACTCGTAATAGCCCTGCGGGGATACCAGGACAGAGGTCATCATGGCCAAGCTGCCAAAGGCTGTTGCCACCAAATCGCTCATCACGTCACCGTCATAATTTTTGCAGGCCCAGATAAAGCCGCCGCGAGACCGGACCACCCGCGCCACCGCATCGTCAATCAGGGTGTAAAAATATTCCAGCCCGGCTTGGTCAAAGGCAGCCTTATAGTCTTTCTCATAGACTTCGGCAAAAATATCCTTAAACCGGTGGTCGTAGACCTTTGAAATGGTGTCTTTGGTCGAAAACCAGAGGTCCTGCTTGGTGTCCAGGGCATAGGTCATGCAGGCGCGGGCAAAACTTTCAATGGACGCGTCCAGGTTGTGCATGCCCTGAACGATACCCGGCCCTTCAAAGCGGAAAATGTCTTTTTCCTCTGTCCGCCCGTCATCATACTGGACGACCATTTTCGCCGTAGCCGGGCCGCTGACCGCCAGTTCTACATTCCGGTAGAGGTCACCATAGGCGTGACGGGCCACGGTAATGGGGGCTTCCCAATTGGCCACATAGGGGGCAATGCCCTTGACCAGGATTGGCGCCCGGAAAACGGTCCCGTCCAAGGCGGCCCGGATGGTGCCGTTGGGGCTTTTCCACATTTCTTTTAAATCATATTCGTCCATCCGGGCGGCATTTGGGGTGATGGTGGCGCACTTCACCCCAACGCCGTATTTTTTAATGGCCTCGGCTGCCTCATGGGTCACCTGGTCATCGGTGGCATTGCGGTGGTCCAGGCCCAAATCATAGTAGTCCGTCTTCAGGTCCACATGGGGCAGGATGAGCTTGTCCTTAATCCATCCCCAGAGGATCCGGGTCATTTCATCCCCGTCCATTTCCACCAGGGGGGTTGTCATTTTTATTTTTGCCATAGGGTCTTCCTCACTTTCTTCTTATCAAAAAATCAACCGACGGTTCTTCCGGCAGATGGTGCCGGGTCGGATGTGGCAGGGGCCTCTACTGGGGCAGCGCTCTCTGACGGCCCCTGCTCCCCTTGCCCGGCGAACTGCTTATCAGGCTCGGCAAGGGGCTTCTCCGGCGTGGTCAAAAGCACCGTCGGCGGCGCTTCCTGCCAGTCGACCTTAAAGCCCAGGGGCCCTGCCAGGTCGCGCAGCTTGATGTAGCTGAAACCGTCAATCACCGCCCGGCTCAAGGAAAAGGCACCGCCATCCACCCGCACGCGAATGTCGTCCATCAGGGCACTGCGGCAGGGCATGCCTGTCTCTCCGGCAATTGTCTCCTCACTGCTGGCAAAAGGGGTTCGCTGCAAAATAATTTCACGGCTGTCCGCGTCATAGTCTACGGAAAAGGCCGCTGCCGTGCCGCTTAAGGCCTGGGCCAAGTCCCTCAGCTTGTAGTAGTGATAGCCATTAATCAGGTAGCCGCCCAAGGGGGCCGGCAACCGGTTCACAAGAACATTGCCGATCTTATGATAACCCACGGCACGGCCGGCGGACGGATCGATCCCCAACCAGGCTTCCAGGGTGGGCACGCCGGCAGCGGTCATGCGCTGGGCTGTTTCCCGGCCGACGTAGCGGAAATGCCAAGGCTCATACTGGTAGCCGGTCACCCCTTCCTGCCCTTTGGGAAAGCGCAGGATAAAACCAAACCGGGGCGCATTGGCCGCCAACCACTGGCCGGCATCTGTGTTTTCAAAGGTCACTTCCAGGGTGGCCCCAGGATAGCGCAAGTCGCCAATATCCGCCGCCAAGCCGCTCTGGTGCTCACTCATGCCCGGCTTGGCACTGAAGGTATCGGCATAGTCACCGACATTGGCCCGGTAACTGTTGTAAAGCCACTGCTGGTAGGCATAGTTGCGGTAGCCCGACAGGACAAAGAGATTAAGGCCGGCTTCCCTTTGTGCCGCGCTGCGCATCTCGTTGAAAGCCTTTTGGGCTTCCGGCAGAAGCTGCTTGTTGTCAGGGGCATTGGGAATGGGGTCGTAGTCCGGGCCAATCGGGTAGGTCTTGTTGATGAGCAGGATCCCGTCCACAACCAGCGCCTTATCCGGTAGGGGGGCTGCTGTCGCCATGACCGGCGTGCTGAAAACCAGGGCCAGCACAAGTCCGAGCGCCGTTAGCGCATGATGTTTCATAACTGCCTCCTTTTATGCCATCAGAAGATTGCTAAGTTACCGTTATTATACCCTGTTCCACCGCCCTGTCCAAGAGGCGATGCATAGCATTGGCCTCTCCTGGGTAAAAAAACAGTAGACCAAAGGAGGAGTTCTCATGTACATCAGCATTTCAGGCGGCTGCATCGGCTGCGGCGCTTGCGTGGCCTTGGCGCCGGAAGTCTTTGAGCTGAATGCCGCCAACCAGGCCCGGGTCCACAGCCAATCGCCCCAGGATCCTGACGTCCAGGCCGCGGTAAGAAAGGCCGAGCAGTATTGCCCCAAGCAAATTATTTTTGCCGACGCAGACGATTGACCGGGATTTGTAACCAACTTGTTATAAAGCCCTTGACCGCTTTTGGTACAATATGGTTAAGGAGGATGATTTTATGCGTTTTCGCTTACCACTGGCAGCGGTCTTGCTGCTGGGCTTCTTAATCATACCGCAACCGGTTCAGGCGGAAGATGTTTCCAATTCCGCTTCTTTTATTTATACGGATTCTGCCAGCCGCTCTCTGGCCCCTTACGAGCCGGCTGAAATCACCATCGGCTTGCTGGGTGACAACGGCCGGCCTCTGTCGGACCCGCCGGCGGGCAAGCTCTATTTTTGGGTAACCGATCCGGACGGCACCGTCCCCCTGCAAAGCATGGAATTGGTGCCGCGCTCCATTGAAGAGGGGCTTTACGTTCACAGCGGCAGCGGCGCGCCCGGCGTCTTTATTGCCGACGGTCCGGGATTTCAACGCCAGCGCACCTTTAAGGTGCGGTTTACCCAAGCCGGCAGCTATTTGTTAAAGGGTGTTTTCATCCCGGCCGGCGCACGCTTTAATCCGGCGGAAATGGCCCTGTATGACGCGCAAAGCTTTAATGCCACCGGCCCTAAAGCCCGCACCCTGACGGTGGGAACGGCCATCGTCAGTGATGTGGCCTTTATGCGCATCAGCCCCTCCATCAAGGGGGTTGAGCTCAAGGGGCTGACCGTCCAGCCGCCACGCGCCCACACTGAAAAAGACGTCCACATCCCTGTCCATCAAGATGGGCAGACGCCGACCATCCTGACCCTGCACCTCTACCGGTCAAACGGGGCCGGCATCGGCGCCGGGGTCCCGGTTTACATTACCAGCAATGCCCCCGGCATTCGCCTGGCCAGCGACAGCGTCATGACCGATGACAATGGCATGGCCACCGTCCGCCTGTCCGGCAAAGCCGACGGCAAGGGCCTTCTCGGCATTCGCCTCAATCGCAAGGATGAGCCGGTTCTCATCCCGCTCAGCGCCTACAGCTATTCTCCGCAAACCGTCCGCCTGAGCATCGGCAACCTGGTCATGGACGTGGACGGGCGCAGCGTTTACATGGACGAACCGCCCCTCGTTAAAGACGGGCGCACCTACGTCCCCTACCGGGCCATCGGCGAAATCCTGGGTGCGGAAATCAACTACAACCACAACATCCGTACCATCACCACCAAGTTTAACAATAAAATCATCACCATGACCCTGGGCTATGACCACTACGCCATAGACAACAAGGTCATCCAAATGGATGCCCGTCCCTTCATCAGCAAGAACGGCCGCACCATGGTGCCCATCCGTTTTATGGCAGACGCCACCGGCTACGCCGTCCGCCCCGTTTATGGCGACCGCGGCCGGACCACCGGCGTCATCTTTACAAAAAAATAAAGGCCCCCGCAAAATAGAAAAGGGCAGGTTGAGCACTCCGCTCAGCCTGCCCTTTTCTTGTCCAAAAAATCCGGTCTGCTACTGCCGTTCAATAAAAATCCGCGTTTTGGCCCGGTCCAAGTGGTCGCCGTAGCCACTCACCTTGTAGGCGGCGCCGTTCACCGTAACCGTCGCCGCAAAATAGCCATCTTCCATCCCGTAGAAATGGTAGCCGGAGATGGCGCCGGCCCGGCCCGTTTCAAAGTCGACATTCAGAAGCTTGCCCAGGTCATCCAGGGACAGGGTCGGCGGACAGCCGTCTACAAAAAAGCCCAAATCCGC encodes the following:
- a CDS encoding NADP-dependent isocitrate dehydrogenase, giving the protein MAKIKMTTPLVEMDGDEMTRILWGWIKDKLILPHVDLKTDYYDLGLDHRNATDDQVTHEAAEAIKKYGVGVKCATITPNAARMDEYDLKEMWKSPNGTIRAALDGTVFRAPILVKGIAPYVANWEAPITVARHAYGDLYRNVELAVSGPATAKMVVQYDDGRTEEKDIFRFEGPGIVQGMHNLDASIESFARACMTYALDTKQDLWFSTKDTISKVYDHRFKDIFAEVYEKDYKAAFDQAGLEYFYTLIDDAVARVVRSRGGFIWACKNYDGDVMSDLVATAFGSLAMMTSVLVSPQGYYEYEAAHGTVQRHYYKHLQGEETSTNSVATIFAWSGALRKRGELDGNSDLQAFANRLEQATLSTIEAGEMTGDLVLLSTLAKKQKLSSEAFLDAIAGRL
- a CDS encoding copper amine oxidase N-terminal domain-containing protein, translated to MFNQSRKWLAGLLCAGLLVTSLPLTTAPLAAAPSSVSPSFAYGPWAPEEMTVSPDQLKAGEAGVIQVNFDRNYSPAAGDRLEVAALDGQGKKLDKESQEIALDQTATVGAVAVSVTPSAQVSKYLVTYKGAPGNTAKLSRTLKVTGGLADLKPELTYANLRVAPGETVAAPTLALVDQAGNRRSAQAVTFSVTGATVDGSINKDGSFVVAGNAPIGSSIIVTATADGLKATATFTVTRASKTEGIVLKTSSSKGVVEAENDVTFSLQKDGQPVILEWKPTVVRVEFLNGAQAIGYAVDLNKISSGGEGKLVLKSQTAATVQWRLVLSDNEGHRLSTEPVDYTFAAGQPPVQKRTVALDIGSTNLVVDGDMVVAMDSAPVVVNSRTYVPYRAVAQAFGAKVTYNHAARTVTTTLGEQKIVMTLDQKTYQLNGANKHMDVAPYVNQAGRTMVPVRFVAEALGFQVTPRYRGNGTTQGVSFSR
- a CDS encoding MptD family putative ECF transporter S component, which produces MSKRLEVKDLINIGLFSVLGFIFMMIGSFLAMIPVLMPVVPFAQGVLVGPVNMLYSTKIKKRGMIFIQSLLIALIYVAMGHGPWALLTAVIAGIIAEIILKSGEYTNVKKARLAFSIAPLCTLGNWLPIFISRNEYIKQMLEQGYDQEFIDKMLSVMPNWIIVVMAIVGIIGAYIGCSIGMAFLKKHFKKTGMEK
- a CDS encoding ferredoxin, which encodes MYISISGGCIGCGACVALAPEVFELNAANQARVHSQSPQDPDVQAAVRKAEQYCPKQIIFADADD
- a CDS encoding TetR/AcrR family transcriptional regulator gives rise to the protein MKEEKQKVGQIKKKKIREAAKKCFLTKGFQSTTMEDVITEIGMSRGGVYHHYASTNEMLKDLMLDGNDYRNSLINEYLENNRGKDKYQQMGDILVDKSLADTDLMRLYTLLLQAKKYNEDLEKLYQELKLNTTNELSLIAKQLGIKADIFGDGFLVNYINGLILSSEILGARKSYSEHKRYIKETMINYIVDVEKKN
- a CDS encoding D-alanyl-D-alanine carboxypeptidase family protein encodes the protein MKHHALTALGLVLALVFSTPVMATAAPLPDKALVVDGILLINKTYPIGPDYDPIPNAPDNKQLLPEAQKAFNEMRSAAQREAGLNLFVLSGYRNYAYQQWLYNSYRANVGDYADTFSAKPGMSEHQSGLAADIGDLRYPGATLEVTFENTDAGQWLAANAPRFGFILRFPKGQEGVTGYQYEPWHFRYVGRETAQRMTAAGVPTLEAWLGIDPSAGRAVGYHKIGNVLVNRLPAPLGGYLINGYHYYKLRDLAQALSGTAAAFSVDYDADSREIILQRTPFASSEETIAGETGMPCRSALMDDIRVRVDGGAFSLSRAVIDGFSYIKLRDLAGPLGFKVDWQEAPPTVLLTTPEKPLAEPDKQFAGQGEQGPSESAAPVEAPATSDPAPSAGRTVG
- a CDS encoding transposase, with protein sequence MAKYSYELKKKIVEEYLNGNAGHKILAKKYQIGKSQIRRWSYRIKKNTSSLFE
- a CDS encoding stalk domain-containing protein — translated: MRFRLPLAAVLLLGFLIIPQPVQAEDVSNSASFIYTDSASRSLAPYEPAEITIGLLGDNGRPLSDPPAGKLYFWVTDPDGTVPLQSMELVPRSIEEGLYVHSGSGAPGVFIADGPGFQRQRTFKVRFTQAGSYLLKGVFIPAGARFNPAEMALYDAQSFNATGPKARTLTVGTAIVSDVAFMRISPSIKGVELKGLTVQPPRAHTEKDVHIPVHQDGQTPTILTLHLYRSNGAGIGAGVPVYITSNAPGIRLASDSVMTDDNGMATVRLSGKADGKGLLGIRLNRKDEPVLIPLSAYSYSPQTVRLSIGNLVMDVDGRSVYMDEPPLVKDGRTYVPYRAIGEILGAEINYNHNIRTITTKFNNKIITMTLGYDHYAIDNKVIQMDARPFISKNGRTMVPIRFMADATGYAVRPVYGDRGRTTGVIFTKK